AGAAGAACACAGACAGAAGCGGGTGGTTTAACTGTGTGATTTTCTCCATCAGAGTGTGCTTTTGTGTTGTTATTTGGGCTCATCTGGAAGCCGGTGCAAAACAACATTTCATACCTCTAGCTGTTCAAAGGTCACCTCAAAGCTGAAGGACTCATTGAAATAAGGGTTCAACGTGTGCTTCTTGGTGgtcgttttcttcttcttcattcgCTTGCCGTTCTGCATCAGGTGGATCTTCACGTAagggtctggagggagagatcaGGCTGGGGTCTCTGGTGGGCTTCAGACGAGTCACAGATAGCTTCCCAGAGGAATGGCTACAGattgacctccacctccttcttttGACTCAGAAGCGCAGTGGTCTCTCACATTCGATAATCACATGTAAATGTTAATCATGAAGAAAGTTCCTGTGCTGTTTCTTGCTTTAATATGCCTTAGATATGGATTGGAAAATATCCTACTGCATGGAAACACGGTCCACTAAACTAACTCTGCCTCTTCTTTCTTAAAATTATCCAACGTGTGGGAAGTGTTTTTGTTGTCTTGACATTTTACAGTTGTATAATTGGTGGTATTCCTGCTCACCTGACAGCCCTCCTACGTCCATCTTCTTCAGGTTCTTCGCCTCCAGAACCACCACTGTGAGCTTTCCTGCTGTTGGCACGTACCTCAGCGACAAGCAGATATCCCCCAGGCGCTCACTCTGACAAGAGAGACTTTGGGTTAGTGATGAGGGATTCGTGATTAGTGATCGGGGCAATCCCCACCAGGTTCTCAACTAGGATCTCACCCAGGATGCAACACGGCTCCTTTAAATCAAAATGCATTGGCTTGTTGAAGATGATGCGAATGTTCaatttgatgatgttgttaaatTTTCATTGAACTACTGCTCAGGAAAATTATTTCAAAAGGAATTAATTTGTTTAGTATAACGTAGGATCCCAGAACAAACTGAAATATCCTTTACAACAATTGAAGGTGACAAAGAGGGCttcatttcaaagtaaaagtaaaagttcaACTGTCTGCCGTTGCTTATTTGCAACACAGCGGTAAAACACAGCTGCTGCAATCAGCTGGTTCAGAGCAAGACAAAAATAGCTTTGTGATCATTAAGGTACCCTTCCCACCAAAGGTGAGTCCCtcatacctcctccttctctgcctTTTGCAGGTCCCTCCACTCCTGCAGGGAGTGGCTGAAGTCCAGGCTGCTCATGGGGACTCGCACGGCCCCGATGGCGTCGTGTTTGGAGAAGCGATCAAAGTCGTACACCGTCATCACCAACGTCTTTCCGCCGAGTTCCGTGTATGGTATCTGTCCAAAAAGACGCACACAAAGATACTCTCAAGCAGACTGTTGAAGAAACACACTCACCTCCCGATACCAAAAATATGACACTGGACATAAACAGGACACGCTCCATTAGACGTTGACTTGACATTCAGATTCACATGTCACCTTAAACGTGAAGATCTCGTTAAAGTCAGGCTCCAGGGTTTTCCTGTGGACTTTCGTCTCaaacttcttcttcttgtccgGGAGCAGGAAGAGTTTAACGTAGGGGTCAGAACTGCCTCCCACGTCCATGGCAGGGAGCTGATCGGCCTGCAGAATACCTACAACCAGCTGGGCCGTGCAGAGCAGGGGAAAGGGGATACGGAAAGAAAGGGGCAGAAAAAGCCAGATGAGTGATTCCCTTAAGTGGTCCCAATGGACCGGGGCAAAGTGAGGAGTGGATTAGAGGCTTCTCACTGAGTTCTCTGGGAAGTTGTAGTCCAGGCTGAAGTGTAACCTTCCCAGTTTCTCCAATTCCTCTGGTTTGGCGTCTGACAGCCCAGTCTCTTTGTCACCTTCATCCTTGATGGGCTATATGAGGataaccacagacacacacacatacacacacacgcacacacacacacacacacacacacacacacacacacacacacacacacacacacacacacacacacacacacacacacacacacagacgcacacaaacacacacaaccacacaaacacagagacgcacacacacagacacacacaaattcacaaacacatgcagacacacacaaacacacagacacacaccctcacacacagacgcacaggcacacacacatccacacacacacaaagacgcacacaaacgcagtcCACACAAAACTCCCtctcacacatgcagacacacacacacacacaggcaagcacgcacacacacacaaacacaaccagagaAGAACTTGAacgggcatgcacacacacacccacacacacaaagacatacacacacacacaaacacacacacagtgtaaagTGATTGTAGGGAAGTCATATTTAACTATTCTCTTTTGTCTATTCTAGGATTTCACTTGTCCACATCTTTGCTTAGAAGTGGCAGGGGACGCTTTAAGGGTAAGCCTTGTCCCAAGTCCACTCAAATACTGTAAAGTCGTACCATCCTAGAGCCACGTGGTATCATCCTTTGACCTGCACCCCTGCAGACAGTCCATTCATCTTGGTACATAACACAATGTACTGTATCAATGTCCCAGCACCTGGCTATACCAGAAGCCAGGATGTCAGGACATTGATATTACAAGGACACTCTCTGCGTATAGCAggcagtatgtgtttgtgtgtgtgtatacaaatTTGTGTTcatatgtttggttgtgtgtgtgtgtgtgtgcatgtatgcatgtgtgtgtatgtgtgtgtgtgtgtgtgtgtgtgtttgtgtgatgcaCCTCTGTGTTTTTTCCATTCATTTCTGTGTTGCAAGCCTTTCCCTTCTCTTTGTcatttttcttctccttctctttctccttgtCCTTCTTCTTCAAGCATTTCTTCCACACACAAAAGGCACATGACAACCCCAGGAACCCGCACACGATAACCAAGGCTGCGATGCCCCACGAAGGCACTGgaaaccaacacaaacacacattcagatgGAACGCCAAAAACGTTAGTGCTATTGTTATGATAATGTGAATGAGGCTCGATAGGCCCATAAACCATACAAGCTTGATATTATCTGTCTCTTACAGGATATAAAGAGCTTTCACTGCTTTTTTAATGGATAAGCACTCActgtggatgtggtggtggtcaCTCATGAACCTGTGTCCTGATTGGTCCACAACATGTTCTGGGGTGGCCGCGGTGTTAAtgaaggggtcaggggtcgtttTGGAAGTTGGAGCAGATGCAGCAGGGCGATTATTACCCGTCATTGTGTCAACGGTGTCAACAGATCTAGACAACGCTAgaggggagcgggagggagatagagagaaagagagagagaaaacaaacagagaaagagTTTGAAAAGAGCGACAGAGAAAAAAGAataggttcacacacacacacacacacacacacacattacatgaCATAGATTTTCACAAATATTATTGATCAACTTTTTGTTGCCGCCCTCTCCAGTTTCTGCTGACCTAGTGCAGGATACACAAGCTGCTGCCAAACCTGCTGACGGCGAGCGCGGCAGGGGGCGGGACCGAGGCGTCGGACATGATCCAGGCTCCCGCTGGGCCGGTCGGATGCGGTACATGACAAGGTCACGCTCTCGATGTCTCCTAAGACCCTCCACCCCTAGAGCTCAGTCTTCCCGCTCGGGAAGAGATCGTATGCAGATCTTGTTTTTGTTGATCATTTGTTGTTTTCCTCATTGGCTCAGCATGTCAGACCCATAAGCACACTTACCTCAGGAACATATTGACCTCGGGGGAACGCTGACCTCTGGAGAACACTACAGCCGAGGATCGTTCAGCGGGTTGTCATTCAAAGCGCACAACTGATTAAACTCTGCTGGACAGTTTGCTGCCTGTATGTTCTACTCACATAACTATTCGTGAACAACCATTAAATGGCAAATCAGTAGAGAATATGCGTAGAGTCGGTCACAAAGACATCTTGTGACAGGTTTAAATATCACTGTAGTAAATGCAAATTGATGCGTAAAGGCATACAGATAAATGGCACAATTTTGAAATTGtaaactttattttgttttcgaTGCAAAATTAGACTAGAACCACAACACTAAAATAAAGACAGGTATCTCGGTGTATTGTGTGATTCATTGATTCACAAAAGACAAACTAGTTCTCTTCAAATGGCTATAGACATCTTTTTTAAGGTTTACAGTATttaacatttgaacatcttaatttaaatgttatttatgTAACTGATTTTAAGTACAGGTAAAGATGCACCTAAATAAACAACCATACCTGTTAGTCCGTTGTCAGGGGTTACCGGTAACTAGTCCTTAACCTCcacagagaaagaggagagagatagagtggaaACAGACAAGTGGCGTACAGAGGGCAGGAGAGGTGGATGACAGGGAGCGAGGCGACAAATGAAGTCCTGTGATTCTACTTCCCACCAGGTTCAACTCCACGCCAGAGCAGGTGGAGAAGATacagcgagtgagagagagagcgagagagagagagggagaaagagagagagagagagagagagagagagagagagagagagagagagagagcgagagagagagagagagagagagagaggggaggtgagtgtgtgggagagagcgTGAGTAGAACAGATAAAatttctatgtgtgtatgtgcacgtgtatCTCAATGTTTGTGCGTTGTAGATGCCATTGTGtactgagtgtatgtgtgttccttTCTGCTCATTCAGGTCTCCTGCGACGGGTCATTCCCTCTGACGCCCCACCTCTCATGACCTCTGTCCAAGACCCAGAGGTGACCCCATCCACTCATCAATATTCATTACTGTAGTGACATCGCTCTTTAAAGGCTCGTTAGCATACTGTAAGTTCAGCAAGAGAGGACATTTACATCCAGACGTGaaaagtgtgtgtatatgtgcgtgttgGATCTCCCGTGAGTGTGTCCGTATGTATGTGAGTGAGCGTGTTCgaatgtgcgtgcgtggtgtttgtgtgtgtgtgtgtgtgtgtgtgtgtgtgtgtgtgtgtgtgtgtgtgtgtgtgtgtgtgtgtgtgtgtgtgtgtgtgtgtgtgtgtgtgtgtgtgtgtgtgtgtgtgtgtgtttgtttgtttttgtgtttgtatgtccttCGTTGGTGCATCCGTATGTaggtgtgcgggtgtgtgtgtgtgtgtttgtatgtgtgcgagtatacgtgtgtgtgtgtgtgtgtgtgtgtttgagcatgtttgtatgtgtgtgtgtgtgtatgtgtttttgtgcctgcacttgtttgtgtctgcgtctgtgagCATACTGTAAGTTCAGCAAGAGAGGACATTTACATCCAGACGTGAAAAAGcctatgcgtgtgtatgtgtgtgtgtgatcttccGTAAGTGCGTCCGTATGTATGTAAGTgagcgtgtttgtatgtgcgtgtgtttgtgtgtttgtgggtgtttgtgtgtgtgtgtgtgtgtgtgtgtgtgtgtgtgtgtgtgtgtgtgtgtgtgtgtgtgtgtgtgtgtgtgtgtgtgtgt
This genomic stretch from Gadus chalcogrammus isolate NIFS_2021 chromosome 9, NIFS_Gcha_1.0, whole genome shotgun sequence harbors:
- the LOC130389214 gene encoding synaptotagmin-1-like, translated to MYRIRPAQREPGSCPTPRSRPLPRSPSAEHVVDQSGHRFMSDHHHIHMPSWGIAALVIVCGFLGLSCAFCVWKKCLKKKDKEKEKEKKNDKEKGKACNTEMNGKNTEPIKDEGDKETGLSDAKPEELEKLGRLHFSLDYNFPENSLVVGILQADQLPAMDVGGSSDPYVKLFLLPDKKKKFETKVHRKTLEPDFNEIFTFKIPYTELGGKTLVMTVYDFDRFSKHDAIGAVRVPMSSLDFSHSLQEWRDLQKAEKEESERLGDICLSLRYVPTAGKLTVVVLEAKNLKKMDVGGLSDPYVKIHLMQNGKRMKKKKTTTKKHTLNPYFNESFSFEVTFEQLEKVQLAVTVLDYDKIGKNDAIGKVLLGGNSTGTELCHWSDMLANPRRPIAQWHALKPEEEVNALMSNKK